From the genome of Streptomyces sp. NBC_01317, one region includes:
- a CDS encoding spermidine synthase, with protein sequence MPVSVQAPGPESHQSADHPDHDDRPVVLDRRDGPYGEVVLRRRGAELEIIANGCFLMDTSDGRSERLLIDAALAALPEDRRGQRPSVLVGGLGVGFSLAHAAADPRWGRIVVVEREQAVIDWHRTGPLARISGAALADPRTVILHTDLVDHVKTATDSYDALCLDIDNGPDWTVTEDNGSLYTPAGLAACRDRLNPGGVLAIWSARPSPAFGEALRNAGFGGVAAEEIPVARGVPDVVHLAARTA encoded by the coding sequence ATGCCCGTATCCGTCCAGGCACCAGGCCCGGAATCGCACCAGTCGGCGGATCACCCGGATCACGACGACCGCCCCGTCGTCCTCGACCGCCGCGACGGCCCGTACGGCGAGGTCGTCCTCCGGCGGCGCGGCGCCGAGCTGGAGATCATCGCCAACGGGTGCTTCCTGATGGACACCTCCGACGGCCGCTCCGAGCGCCTCCTCATCGACGCCGCCCTCGCCGCCCTCCCCGAGGACCGGCGTGGGCAACGGCCCTCCGTCCTCGTCGGCGGACTCGGCGTCGGCTTCTCCCTCGCGCACGCCGCCGCCGACCCCCGCTGGGGCAGGATCGTGGTCGTCGAGCGCGAACAGGCCGTCATCGACTGGCACCGCACCGGCCCGCTCGCCCGGATCTCCGGCGCGGCGCTCGCGGACCCGCGCACGGTGATCCTGCACACCGATCTGGTCGACCACGTGAAGACCGCCACGGACAGCTACGACGCCCTGTGCCTCGACATCGACAACGGACCCGACTGGACGGTCACCGAGGACAACGGGAGTCTGTACACGCCGGCCGGGCTCGCGGCGTGCCGCGACCGCCTCAACCCCGGCGGTGTGCTGGCCATTTGGTCCGCTCGGCCGTCCCCCGCCTTCGGCGAAGCGCTACGGAATGCCGGGTTCGGTGGAGTTGCTGCCGAAGAGATCCCTGTTGCCCGGGGCGTACCGGACGTCGTTCATCTCGCCGCTCGCACTGCGTAG